From a region of the Vidua macroura isolate BioBank_ID:100142 chromosome 3, ASM2450914v1, whole genome shotgun sequence genome:
- the CALM2 gene encoding calmodulin-2 has product MADQLTEEQIAEFKEAFSLFDKDGDGTITTKELGTVMRSLGQNPTEAELQDMINEVDADGNGTIDFPEFLTMMARKMKDTDSEEEIREAFRVFDKDGNGYISAAELRHVMTNLGEKLTDEEVDEMIREADIDGDGQVNYEEFVQMMTAK; this is encoded by the exons GCTGATCAACTGACAGAAGAGCAGATTGCAG AATTCAAAGAAGCTTTCTCACTATTTGACAAGGATGGTGATGGTACTATAACTACAAAGGAGTTGGGGACAGTGATGAGATCACTTGGTCAAAACCCCACAGAAGCAGAGCTACAGGATATGATCAATGAAGTAGATGCTGACG GCAATGGCACAATTGACTTTCCAGAATTTCTGACAATGAtggcaagaaaaatgaaagatacAGATAGTGAAGAAGAAATTAGAGAAGCGTTCCGTGTCTTTGACAAG GATGGTAATGGTTACATTAGTGCTGCAGAGCTCCGTCATGTGATGACAAATCTGGGTGAGAAGCTAACAGATGAAGAAGTTGATGAAATGATTAGGGAAGCAGACATTGATGGTGATGGTCAAGTAAACTATGAAG AGTTTGTACAAATGATGACAGCGAAGTGA